The DNA segment TTTATTCTTTTCTGCTAAAAGGGTTGTCGTTTTACTGTTATGTGCGTTTACCGGCTTACTACCTTTCATGCCCATAAAAGAGACGCACTACGAAATATTTCTACCGATGTCTATAAAAAAGTGAGTGAAAACTGACAGGCCACTGACTAAATTACTTACAAAATTACCGTGATATTTTAGACGAAGATTGAAACAGGTTCCTGAATTACCATTTTCGGAAAAATGCCTATTTTGGGCCTGTGAAACATTTCTCGTGTGGAAGCCACTTATAAACCATCTGAAGAACCGCGGAATTCATGTAAGTTCTAGCAAATTTATTCGcaacaacaatttcaaaacagATTCTATTTCTTGATCTTTACCTTACAGGTATACTTTTGGGTGTGCAACGATGACGACGAATTCGCGGAATGTAATAAATTGGGAGCAAACGGATGTATGACGGACCGGCCAACGCTTCTTCGAGAATTTTTGAATACAAAATCCACTGAATAGATTGGCAGCACATTCAGGTGATACGCTCAATATTAAATAGGTCGTAAATTTACAAACAACAAGGAAATTGTTTTGTCGTTAACTCTATGAttatagaaaaagaaaattagatTAAAATTCAGTGGTTGTTAGAATTTGTCTCCGAGACGAAATCGCTGTATTTGCATATTGCAATCGGTTTCACGTGTCCTTTTACAGACGCGACGATAAAGTAGACGACAAATGCGTTAGCAAATTATGTTTACTTCCCGGCGTGTCGGTCGAAATTTACCGGTGaccaaaaacgtaaaaagaaCTTCCCATTACATACATTTCCCGCTGGTTTGCTCAGCTATCGGTTCAATTTAACGGTAACGGAAATGTTTCTCCAACTCCCTATACCCTGGATAGACATAATTTGCACACGCGACGATGGTGATTtggtttttgaaagaaaaatgaatcgCTAAACTAGAAGACTCATATCAATCTGCTCAATATATTCGTTGATCGATAATTGTACGGGGTGATATACTAcgcgtctgtgaaaggttaatttaaatattatgtTGAACCGCTTGAACGCATTTAAGTGCAAAGAATGTTAATGTTTGATTGTTTGACGttgttaattttaatttatttatttgtatcTGTGGTTAGTCGTActaaaagcaaataaaatctattcaaatggagaaattgattttgtttgttggaaATGAATACGTCTGCTAGTGGTAGTTTTGTCAAACAGGTTctaatgaaaaagttaaaagtttCTCTCGTCTGTTGAAGTCTACCTTTACACGGCTTCAGACTAAACATTTTTGAGAAGGCATCAATTTCATGTATAGTTAGCCTAAGATGCTACGCTTAAATATGGACAAGTGTAGAATCCTAGGCTAACTATACATGAAATTGATGCCTTCTCCACTCCACTCCACAAGAAAATTCGGATTCGAAATTTGATGGTAAGTGGAGTAGGAATTGCTTTTTCTGTTCAGGTGGGGCGAGTCGCCGGTAGTCTTATCGACGTAGTAACttctcgaaaatttatttaaaatagaaaacattCCTCATTTATTTGTACTCTTTCATTTCTACATATCGGTTGGACTATTGTATTGTTTGCAAAAATCTCAGCTTCTTTCCATCACTCGTGATAATTTCAAGGCCTTCGGAGTCCATATTGAAGAATTCGTTTTGATCGTTCACCGCCAAATTCTataaattcatagaaaataattatttgctTCCACATAACAGAACATATCTCCGACAAACCTTCCTTtccaaagcaacattttccGATTGATCAGTTAACAATCGAAGGTTGGATGTTGAATATTGTTGGATTCCGTCGTGAACGTTATTGTCATCATCAACAAAAGGTATTCGAAGTTCATCGACATTTTCACTTGTATTTCCTTGAGTAAAACGTATTTCAGAACTCGAATCCAATTGGCTAGACGAATTCTTtgcaaaagaaataatttaaattttggggAAAAATAGCTGGAAAATGATTTGCAAATTATTACCACTTGATTAACAAGCTTAACCGTTTTATTTTGTCCAAGATTTGGATCTTGATAGGTCacgtaaaatatttgattatcTTTATCGATATCGTTCTGATCAGCGAGTCGCCAAACGGAGTCCGATAATTCGGTAGGCACTATGTCGGCCAACACAATTGGATCGAATAGGTTTTCTTCTTCGGGAAGGTCATTTGATTTGGCGTGAACTGATTTCTCGAACGGAAGATCCTGCTAAAGTTAAAGAAAAGGCAAAATTTTAACGCTTCGATCCAACGTTTTCTTGCAATGACCCCTCAccttattttgtaaattagaAGTTGAAGCAGTTTCGGGTGTGCTAGGCTTATCTTTTGTATTATTTGTGGAtggtattttattttgatgagtcTAGAAAGAATTTAGTTTCGATTATGGGTATCGTAAGTGGTGTACCGCTCCGTACCTTTTTATGTTTTGCTAAATTTGAACAGTCCGCAAATGTTTTTGGGCAAAGAGTGCATTTGTACGGCTAAAATAGTCTTCAATTAAAACCTGAGTTTcgaaaccaacaaaaaacaaacctTCTCCTTCGTATGCGTCCGGCAATGTTTGATCAAAGCCCAATGTTCCGAAAACGCTTTATCGCAATACGTACAAGAGAATGgctaaaacaaaatcaatttttgaaatgaaatttctttggGAAGGCTTACGGGCAACCACCTTCTCATTATTGTGTCGTCTTAAGTGTGTTTTAAGGATGTCATGCTGCAAGAATGATTTTGAACAAAGGTGGCATGAATACGGTTTCACATTTACATTGTGTCGCTTGCTGTGGATCTGACACTGCGAGCTTGTTTTAAATGTCTTGTCGCAATACTGGCAGCTGAAGGGTCTCACCTTAAAAGTGATGATGTGAGGACAAAATTAGGACGTTCAAATTTTTAGTTGAGGGAACTGGTCATGACCTGAGGGTAAAATACTTACATTCGTGTGAATGCGAATATGTTCCTGGAAAGAGTAATCGAAAAGTTGTTTAGTCAAAAGTATGACATAGCTGGagatcaattttcaattaccTGAAGATTGCCATTCTGACTAAACGATTTTCCACACACTTCACAGCTAAATGGTTTGGTTCCAGCATGCCAAAGCAGATGTAATTTCAAGCTATAAACGGAGAAAACAGAATTATTTTCGCAACAATAACATCAAACATTGGCAAAAGAAACCTTGTTTTGTGGGCAAACGATTGATTGCATATGTCGCAGTTGTGATTTTTGATCGAATTATGTATCGGCATATGGTTGAGTAAATTTGGCTTAGTCTTAAACGATGCCCCGCAAGTGGTACACGAATACGGTCcttttcaaacgaaaatcatCATCAATGAATATTGATCTGCGAAACTTTAGCAATTCAACTTACGGTCTTGCGAATGAACCAACTGGTGTCGTCGCAGCAATTGCTTatgtttgaaactttttccaCATTTCGAGCAAACGAATCGGAAATGATTGTGCTCCGAATTTTTATGATACAACATCGAGCTGGGATTCTTGAATGTGCGATTGCATTTGTCGCATGGATAATTCGGTGTGTCGTTGGTATTGTCGGTTGAATTAGGTTGGCCTGAATGTGTCACTGCATGGATGAGTTGATAGTGTACGGTCAGTAGAGATTCATTCGCAAAGGATTTGTTGCAGATTGAACAGTCGTGTCTCttctgaaaattaaataattttcgctAGGGAACGTTGTGCTTCAGTCAAAAGTGTGACTTACTCTAGCGGTCAAACTGTCCTTAGATGTAGGCTTTGTGGTGGTTTTTTCATCACTCTGGAAATGGTAAATTGATAATTAAACCGGTAGAATTTAATTGTCTTCATCTATAATGGATATAGGATGCTCACTGTGCCTTCCTTTTCCGTTATAAAGTTGGTATAAGTAAGAAATTCGGAGTTTATTTCTTTTACTGATTGCGTCACCGGCATCGAAAATGACTGTGGACTTTCCGTTCGATCCATATTTTGCAGTCCATAGAGTACTTTGGCTGCTGTTTCCTCGATATTATCCATTTCATCGAAAACATCATCCAATGTTTGGACAGTCTTTGCATTTGTATCATCGACGAAATGATCAGCCTGTCCAAAAACAGTGTCAGGCAATAAGTTATCTTCATCATTTGACTGTAATCGTTTTGGAATtagagaaaaacttttttttttaatttatttcaattttcattaaccTCCGTTTCAATGTTCTCAATTATTCCTTCGCCGGTGTGTGTCGTCGCTTCTTGGTGTTCAGATCTAAAACGTTTTaccgaaattaaaatttcaatttaacaaaaGTGAAGGAAGGAAAGTACATTAGCTTCCGCGATGAAAACTTCTCCAGACACTGAATGCATTCGTATTGGACATTTCGATGGGACATCTTATGGCTCATGTATCGCAGTTGTTGAGTGTAAGATCTACTGCAGATTTcgcaaatgaatttctttcgttGACCAGAATTTGCGTCTAACACATGAGAATATTTAGGTAAAAGGACAAATGTGATCAAATTTTGCCTGTAAACTTACGCTTCTTGCCCGTTTTCGTGCTATCAAAAATTAAGTCCACTACATGTAGTCCATCTGCATCTTCCATATGACCGATAACTCCTTCTGAATTAACGTCCGCCTCATTGGTAAAACCCTCATTATCCGACACATTGTCCAGTTTATCGATAACACCGTTTTCGACATAGACTCGTTCCAGTTCCCGACCCtttattgcaaatttttgatttatcaaTTTAGTAGTTTTTTGACGACAAGAAACGAATACCTGAACCACTTCCTGAAAGCGTGAAGGTAATTTGATCTTCCTCTTTCTTCGACCAGCAGTATTTTCTTCCATCAATTCTTGTGATTCTCTTTCTTCTTTCGCTAACTGTTCAATTTTAGCGGCCTCTAACGTTTGTGCTTCTTGCTCTTTTATTTTGTCTACTGTTGCCTTCGATGGTCTTCCTCTTTTacgcttttctttttctggcaGCCCGAAACGACTATAAATCACATGATCGTCGCTGTAGAGGTCTATACGATAATATATAATAAAGACAAACGAAAATCCATAATCAGTTCCCAAAACACTCAAACTTACTATCTTTCTTCAAATGATCTACGTTCGATTTCGATTCCTCTGCGTGTGCACATCGAAGACTCTCTTGGCCTACGTAGAAGACCGATTTTACATTGAATCTCTGTAAGAAGTCATTCGTTTGTTACCTTTCATTACTAGGTCAAAAAATTCCACCGTTGACTCAACTTGCAGGTGACAACCTAATGTAGACAATgactatttataaataaatctaTAAACGGTACTGTAGATGTACAGAAGCATAATAGAACAGGTTATAATTACCTGGACATATCCAGCGAGGATACTGACGATCATCTACAatctgaaacaaaaaatatgtaaaatttcGCAGTATAGTTGGTAAAACTATCTCAAATCAGAGTGTCTGCTTTCGGAATAACCGAAAAATAGTTTGATTAAAATAACATGAAATTTAACTGTAGCCATCGTTCTGTCTTACTCAAGGAGCAACTGTTAAGCGGTTCAGAATCAAAACAAACCATTTACCTTCAAAGGTAAGTATCGGTTGATTAAATGACTTATATCGTGTTCGTCCGACGTAAACAGTTTCATTCCATTTTGCGATCGTTCGCCACATAAACGACATATCGTCGAATTATATAAACAGAGTTGAgacatttattgttttaaaaacTTAATCTTTAAGGCATATTAAGTGTTGtggaagaaaataaaagaactGTCATCCGCTAAAACGTTACGTTCACACGTTACGTGTCTGTGGTCGAAGCTAGGCAAGTTACGTCAACCTTCACGCATATATTCCATTCGTTTTCGCGTtcacttttttctttcatacAAGTTCATGAGTTGTCATTTgtgtcatttttttgttaaagaaaataatttctcttCCAATTCTTTGTGAATTTTTCCTAGTGCTTGCACAAATATCTCATCATGGTAAGGATTATTTACTTATCCCGCTGATCAACcgattaaatttcattaaaatgcaGTCGTTTGCTGAAAAAATGGCCGGATTTATGGCACGGCCAAATCAAGATGCGATACCCAAAGATGATATCCCGTGGTATTTTAAATATGCGGCCCGAATTTTAGGTGTTGTAGCTGCCTTTTGTAAGTAAAGTGATTTCAAAGATTAACTTTTCGCGATAAGATGCCGATCTGAATCACCCAAAGAACGATTTCAGCAAGTGTAATATGACTCTTAAAATTCTTGTTGTGTTCAACCGTGTAcagcaatttttcgttttgttatcGATTAATGTTTTGTTGGAGGATGATGCGTTAACATCAATATGTTGTATGCATAGTAGGTGAAGTGGAACATATTTAAAATTGGATATTCGCGAATATTGTGGTCATTGTCATtatcaataaaagaaatgaatggACGATATGTTATATTTATCGCTATGCCAACTGGTCAAGTCGTAAtaagaaatgtgtttttatttttttgcgcGAAAAATGACTTATATTCAGTGCCAAAGTGTTCAATTCTATATTTCATTCCTCTCCATACTATACTCTGAAAAGAGCATATGGGACATATTTCCAATGAACAGAATGTACAGCAATTTTAACCAAAAAAGTTTGCTCAAGTTATCAAACATTGTAATGTCGATGTCAGATCATCTGTAGATTTAGAGACCTCTGCAAATAATTGTACGGACAAGTAAATCAGTGCTGAATAAACGGAGCTTCGTCATCAACAGTATTATCTCCGCTGTAATCTTAACACAATTACTTCAACGAATGATTTAGTAATTGACTCACACTCATACATGTAATTTGTAATGGCATTGTTGTCATCTCTTAGAGATTTGAATTCATAGACCCGCTTAAAGCGGTGAGCTTAGATTTAAGTATACCATCTTCGTCGAAGAATCTTCgattcaaaatgttttgtcggaatttttttttatgttggcaAGACGAGGAGTTCCTTTATTTCATTATGGAGGATAAATCTGTGCATTGACTTTgtgatttatttttagaattttgcttTGTTCGTTAATGCGACGATAAAATATTCGCAATTTTGTCACTAGAGTGTTTTACATTTCAATTCGTTTACTTCTTCCCATATATGAGAAGGCAGAATTCGTCGCTTTGGATCTTCTGTCGTTACCACATAACTTTTATGTTCCTATTTCCAGTCTGCATCCTATTCGGACTGACTAACTGTCTTGGCATAATTACAATTGACATAGCGCAAGTATTGGCGGGTATACTTCAAATGCTGGTTGGATTTTTTGTGATGGTGGTAGAAGCACCGTGTTGTTGTATGTTCATTGATTTTGTACAGCAAGTGGCGGAAAAAGCCGATCAGCGACCACTTTGGAATCGAGCCGCTTTGTATTGCCTGTGAGTCTTTTTTGATCAATTCGACACCCCATACGTTGCAGTTACGAGTTCGAAAACCTGTCGGTATTTTTCCCTCCTGATTATAAAtccagaaaaaataaatttctagaACGTCCGGATCAGGAGCTAGACctattttaagttaaatggGAATTTAACTGGTGTGAGCGAGACGAATATTGTTGTCTCTCTCACACTAATGGAATTCTTATTTAACTTAAAACCGGGTCTATCTCCTGATCCAGAAGTGctagaaatttattatttcctgATTTAGAATCAGGAGGATACCCATAGGTTGTCGAATTCATATCTGCAgcagtttttttatttaccgtCTGCGAACCGATCGGTCAAACTATAATGCAAATAATCTCTTACAGCATCGCTTTGCCACCTGTTTTGATCAAACCCGGACTGGCAAGTCTCTTTGGATGTGGACTGGTGTTTCTAACCGGTGTTGCGTACGGAATGATGTCTCTTGGCAAAAAGTAAGTACTCGATTTCCAAATAATATCATGTGCGGGCACAGCACTTGTGACAGAAAagatcaaaaaaaatgaatcgtAGTGTTGCTTTGACATACCTTAACAAAAAACTATCTCTATctctcacaaaaaaaaactaacaaacatttaaatcgCTTAACCAGAGGAGGTCTGAGTGAACAAAATGGTGTGGCATCGCCATATGCTATGTCACCTGAACAAGGAGGACAACCGCCGATGACTGATCAGCATTCCACTCTTATGGAGGACCCAGAcgtttggaaataatttcattttggcGTATTACataaattcgtcaaaatttatgcaatttagTTATATGTCCAAACGAAAAGGCAATCAATCTTTTTacttgtttttatatttttcgtttagaTAATTACCTCAAAGTTTTAGTCACTTTAGATTCATGTACTGCATGatcatcattttcaatttgtctgTGGGCATTTTTATTGCATATAAGACTTTCCGTTGTCTCGTGCAACTTAAGGTCTTGATTGAATAATGATGCTGAAGAAGTTGATGATGGAATTTATCACTCGACAATGTGATGCATGCTTAGTATCCACATTGTCGAGTACGCTTTGATCGTAGATCTTtttattgaatgcaaatagttTCAAGAAGTATTTCAGTAGATTCGTATTTCCAACATATAAAGCGTGTGTTCTGTTACACGCCGAGTCATTACATTACGAATTTATTCGCTAATCGAAACAAGGATTTATTTATCTACGTATTCACGAACGACACGAAATGCTCCATAACGTATTGAAATTCTATACATGTTTGTTTCACAACACtacaaatttttgagaaatgtgTCGAATACTCTCTTGAAgtgtttgatttttaatttgggaAACACAATACTTTTCGCACCCACgttcatttatttacattgacaattaattaaatttttcgataatttatttatcaactgaatcaatgtttatttaaacGAACACAGGAACAATCGTATGTGTATAGGCATTGTTGCCGAGTAATTGTCTGTTGTAAAAATGTTGTGTAATCTGTTTCGTTAAACAAATCCGCTTTATTGAGATCCACACAGCCCAGCTGTGTTTATATAacaacaatagttatttacgtatcaaagagaaagtgtttctttttttgcaaacgcatacgctaaataaataaataatgcaGTGTTGCAacccgagccgaaggcaaaGGTTGCATGCACACAagccaaaaaaaatacttcCCCCTAGTTATGTATAAAACTTTTCATGGCAATTGTTGCGAAAGTTGATTTTCACTCATTAGCCGGGCAAAGATATTCGTTCATTTgacaatatatttttcatttctgctTCGCAAGTGAATACTGTAATACTGCAAAagttacacaaaatttaattttcaatttttaaccaTGTCCTCTCGAAGCTTTTCCTTTTGTtactttaacaaaattatcgatatcgAAGGCAACGCAAGTACGACACGTTGATTTTATATTGATGTATTCACTACGCCTACCTCcggaaaatgagtcattacttcattgacatgaACGATAATAGCTATTTGCAATACATGTGCCTAAATGCAATAGATGGTAAAATTGTCACCATGAGCTTCTGGTTGACAACACATGGTATGCACAAAATTACGGTTTTGTCCCAAGTTAGGAACAGGATTTTATGTACTGCagcaatttgcattttaatcgAATGCATATCTACGAACGCAAAATGAATATTACCGCACTACAGTACCCATCAAAACCCATCAATGACAGTA comes from the Bradysia coprophila strain Holo2 unplaced genomic scaffold, BU_Bcop_v1 contig_358, whole genome shotgun sequence genome and includes:
- the LOC119081349 gene encoding calcium channel flower isoform X2, which encodes MTLKILVVFNRVQQFFVLLSINVLLEDDALTSICCMHICILFGLTNCLGIITIDIAQVLAGILQMLVGFFVMVVEAPCCCMFIDFVQQVAEKADQRPLWNRAALYCLIALPPVLIKPGLASLFGCGLVFLTGVAYGMMSLGKKASTEQMRQAATVVDNKNSSVGTRSNLVNNAQPISITGAPGFDSNV
- the LOC119081348 gene encoding zinc finger protein 184-like isoform X2, which encodes MSQLCLYNSTICRLCGERSQNGMKLFTSDEHDISHLINRYLPLKIVDDRQYPRWICPGCHLQVESTVEFFDLVMKGQESLRCAHAEESKSNVDHLKKDNLYSDDHVIYSRFGLPEKEKRKRGRPSKATVDKIKEQEAQTLEAAKIEQLAKEERESQELMEENTAGRRKRKIKLPSRFQEVVQGRELERVYVENGVIDKLDNVSDNEGFTNEADVNSEGVIGHMEDADGLHVVDLIFDSTKTGKKHANSGQRKKFICEICSRSYTQQLRYMSHKMSHRNVQYECIQCLEKFSSRKLISEHQEATTHTGEGIIENIETESNDEDNLLPDTVFGQADHFVDDTNAKTVQTLDDVFDEMDNIEETAAKVLYGLQNMDRTESPQSFSMPVTQSVKEINSEFLTYTNFITEKEGTSDEKTTTKPTSKDSLTARKRHDCSICNKSFANESLLTVHYQLIHAVTHSGQPNSTDNTNDTPNYPCDKCNRTFKNPSSMLYHKNSEHNHFRFVCSKCGKSFKHKQLLRRHQLVHSQDRPYSCTTCGASFKTKPNLLNHMPIHNSIKNHNCDICNQSFAHKTSLKLHLLWHAGTKPFSCEVCGKSFSQNGNLQEHIRIHTNVRPFSCQYCDKTFKTSSQCQIHSKRHNVNVKPYSCHLCSKSFLQHDILKTHLRRHNNEKPFSCTYCDKAFSEHWALIKHCRTHTKEKPYKCTLCPKTFADCSNLAKHKKTHQNKIPSTNNTKDKPSTPETASTSNLQNKDLPFEKSVHAKSNDLPEEENLFDPIVLADIVPTELSDSVWRLADQNDIDKDNQIFYVTYQDPNLGQNKTVKLVNQVNSSSQLDSSSEIRFTQGNTSENVDELRIPFVDDDNNVHDGIQQYSTSNLRLLTDQSENVALERKNLAVNDQNEFFNMDSEGLEIITSDGKKLRFLQTIQ
- the LOC119081348 gene encoding zinc finger protein 271-like isoform X1; amino-acid sequence: MSQLCLYNSTICRLCGERSQNGMKLFTSDEHDISHLINRYLPLKIVDDRQYPRWICPGCHLQVESTVEFFDLVMKGQESLRCAHAEESKSNVDHLKKDNLYSDDHVIYSRFGLPEKEKRKRGRPSKATVDKIKEQEAQTLEAAKIEQLAKEERESQELMEENTAGRRKRKIKLPSRFQEVVQGRELERVYVENGVIDKLDNVSDNEGFTNEADVNSEGVIGHMEDADGLHVVDLIFDSTKTGKKHANSGQRKKFICEICSRSYTQQLRYMSHKMSHRNVQYECIQCLEKFSSRKLISEHQEATTHTGEGIIENIETESNDEDNLLPDTVFGQADHFVDDTNAKTVQTLDDVFDEMDNIEETAAKVLYGLQNMDRTESPQSFSMPVTQSVKEINSEFLTYTNFITEKEGTSDEKTTTKPTSKDSLTARKRHDCSICNKSFANESLLTVHYQLIHAVTHSGQPNSTDNTNDTPNYPCDKCNRTFKNPSSMLYHKNSEHNHFRFVCSKCGKSFKHKQLLRRHQLVHSQDRPYSCTTCGASFKTKPNLLNHMPIHNSIKNHNCDICNQSFAHKTSLKLHLLWHAGTKPFSCEVCGKSFSQNGNLQEHIRIHTNVRPFSCQYCDKTFKTSSQCQIHSKRHNVNVKPYSCHLCSKSFLQHDILKTHLRRHNNEKPFSCTYCDKAFSEHWALIKHCRTHTKEKPYKCTLCPKTFADCSNLAKHKKTHQNKIPSTNNTKDKPSTPETASTSNLQNKQDLPFEKSVHAKSNDLPEEENLFDPIVLADIVPTELSDSVWRLADQNDIDKDNQIFYVTYQDPNLGQNKTVKLVNQVNSSSQLDSSSEIRFTQGNTSENVDELRIPFVDDDNNVHDGIQQYSTSNLRLLTDQSENVALERKNLAVNDQNEFFNMDSEGLEIITSDGKKLRFLQTIQ
- the LOC119081349 gene encoding calcium channel flower isoform X1 — translated: MSFAEKMAGFMARPNQDAIPKDDIPWYFKYAARILGVVAAFFCILFGLTNCLGIITIDIAQVLAGILQMLVGFFVMVVEAPCCCMFIDFVQQVAEKADQRPLWNRAALYCLIALPPVLIKPGLASLFGCGLVFLTGVAYGMMSLGKKASTEQMRQAATVVDNKNSSVGTRSNLVNNAQPISITGAPGFDSNV